A genomic window from Methylorubrum extorquens includes:
- a CDS encoding OsmC family protein — MTATAAQEIVQTFEKVFEPIDRERLHALSEKGRADPSVVKTVRARTVAEGRRFRHLNYIRSLDAHVVDEPPALLGDDTAPNPTEALLAALGTCVAVGLQANAIARGWTVKGIEVESEGDINITSVWGTGDLSEKPVGLSAVRLKVHLDVEGASPAELDELVAHAGQWSPVLNSVKNPVAITLARA; from the coding sequence ATGACCGCGACTGCCGCCCAGGAAATCGTTCAGACCTTCGAGAAGGTGTTCGAGCCGATCGACCGCGAGAGGCTGCACGCCCTCTCCGAGAAGGGCCGGGCCGACCCAAGCGTGGTGAAGACCGTGCGCGCACGCACGGTCGCGGAAGGCCGCCGCTTCCGCCACCTCAACTACATCCGCAGCCTCGACGCGCACGTCGTCGACGAGCCGCCGGCGCTGCTGGGCGACGACACCGCCCCGAACCCGACCGAGGCCCTGCTCGCCGCGCTCGGCACCTGTGTCGCGGTGGGCCTTCAGGCCAACGCCATCGCCCGCGGCTGGACCGTGAAGGGCATCGAGGTCGAGTCGGAGGGCGACATCAACATCACCTCGGTCTGGGGTACCGGCGACCTCTCGGAAAAGCCGGTCGGGCTCAGCGCCGTGCGGCTCAAGGTGCATCTCGACGTCGAGGGCGCGAGCCCGGCCGAACTCGACGAACTCGTCGCCCATGCCGGGCAGTGGTCGCCGGTGCTCAACTCGGTGAAGAACCCCGTCGCCATCACCCTGGCGCGGGCCTGA
- a CDS encoding ABC transporter substrate-binding protein — protein sequence MSAPDDLSALWTHEWARADWTRRNTLDALARGGLAALLGGGGLALSGPAVHAAEDDTVRIGYLPITDATALLVAHAKGYFEEAGLKVAEPTPVRSWSALVEGFAAGKFNLAHLLKPIPVWMRYNNKFPVKILAWAHTNGSGIVVGGKSGIEDFKGLAGKRVAVPYWYSMHNVVLQYALRESGVTPVIRGDAGPNECALQILAPPEMPAALAAGKIDGYIVAEPFNALGEIKAGARMLRFTGDIWKNHPCCVVVAHEGQIAAKPEWAGKAVDAIVRAQAYCVKNREEVARLISKEGRGYLPMPADVVIKATTDYGPAYEASGAIRHRDWAAQRIDFQPWPYPSATKLIVEAMGNTVVEGDAGFLKGLDPDFVARDLVDDRFVRASLKRYPEWPGAADEAALTRQETLSL from the coding sequence CCGCCCTCTGGACTCACGAATGGGCACGCGCCGACTGGACGCGCCGCAACACCCTCGACGCGCTCGCCCGCGGCGGTCTCGCCGCCCTGCTCGGCGGCGGCGGGCTCGCCCTGTCCGGCCCCGCGGTGCACGCCGCGGAGGACGACACCGTGCGCATCGGTTACCTGCCGATCACCGACGCGACCGCGCTTCTGGTGGCCCATGCCAAGGGCTACTTCGAGGAAGCCGGCCTGAAGGTCGCCGAGCCGACGCCGGTGCGCTCGTGGTCGGCGCTGGTGGAGGGGTTTGCCGCGGGCAAGTTCAACCTCGCCCACCTCTTGAAGCCCATCCCGGTCTGGATGCGCTACAACAACAAGTTCCCAGTCAAGATCCTGGCCTGGGCCCACACCAACGGCTCGGGCATCGTTGTCGGGGGCAAGAGCGGGATCGAGGACTTCAAGGGGCTGGCAGGCAAGCGCGTCGCGGTGCCCTACTGGTACTCGATGCACAACGTCGTGCTGCAATACGCCCTGCGCGAATCCGGCGTCACGCCGGTGATCCGGGGGGATGCCGGGCCGAACGAATGCGCGCTTCAGATCCTGGCGCCGCCCGAGATGCCGGCGGCGCTCGCGGCGGGCAAGATCGACGGCTACATCGTCGCCGAGCCGTTCAACGCGCTCGGCGAGATCAAGGCCGGCGCGCGGATGCTGCGCTTCACCGGCGACATCTGGAAGAACCATCCCTGCTGCGTCGTGGTCGCGCATGAGGGCCAGATCGCCGCCAAGCCGGAATGGGCCGGCAAGGCGGTCGATGCCATCGTGCGGGCGCAGGCCTATTGCGTGAAGAACCGCGAGGAGGTCGCCCGGCTGATCTCGAAGGAGGGGCGCGGCTACCTGCCGATGCCGGCCGACGTCGTCATCAAGGCCACCACCGATTACGGCCCGGCCTACGAGGCGAGCGGCGCGATCCGCCACCGCGACTGGGCGGCGCAACGCATCGACTTCCAGCCCTGGCCCTACCCGTCGGCCACCAAGCTGATCGTCGAGGCGATGGGCAACACCGTGGTCGAGGGCGATGCCGGCTTCCTCAAAGGGCTCGACCCGGATTTCGTCGCCCGCGACCTCGTGGACGACCGATTCGTTCGGGCCTCGCTCAAACGCTACCCTGAATGGCCGGGGGCGGCGGACGAGGCCGCGCTCACCCGCCAGGAGACCCTGAGCCTGTGA
- a CDS encoding ABC transporter permease, producing the protein MSGGAIEAALAVEREVAAPAPSRAGIGARFGASALDRLAPLVGLAGLLALWFAGGLVLESVPAYAAFAGFAPGPALASFAELLTSGEAWRAAAPSLARIGQGLAVAFGLGAPLGLLVGSVPLAERILQPPFQLLRMISPLAWMPVAVLAFPSWDGAIVFLIAAAAIWPILFATAAGVKRVDPIWLAMARNLGAGRFAALRAVVVPAVLQDILTGLRLALGVAWIVLVPAEYLGVTSGLGYAINDARDTLSYDRLAALVLLIGGIGYALDTGLGRLAARARWIPAT; encoded by the coding sequence GTGAGCGGGGGCGCGATCGAGGCGGCGCTCGCCGTCGAGCGCGAGGTCGCGGCCCCGGCGCCGAGCCGGGCCGGGATCGGTGCCCGGTTTGGTGCCTCGGCCCTCGACCGGCTGGCCCCGCTCGTCGGCCTTGCGGGGCTGCTCGCCCTGTGGTTCGCGGGCGGGCTGGTTCTGGAGAGCGTGCCGGCCTACGCCGCCTTTGCCGGCTTCGCGCCGGGGCCTGCGCTGGCCTCCTTCGCCGAACTTCTGACCTCCGGCGAAGCATGGCGGGCCGCCGCGCCGAGTCTCGCCCGGATCGGCCAGGGCCTCGCGGTGGCGTTCGGGCTCGGCGCGCCGCTCGGGCTCCTCGTCGGCTCGGTGCCGCTCGCCGAGCGCATCCTGCAGCCGCCGTTCCAGCTCCTGCGGATGATCTCGCCGCTGGCCTGGATGCCGGTGGCGGTGCTCGCCTTCCCGAGCTGGGACGGGGCCATCGTCTTCCTGATCGCCGCCGCCGCGATCTGGCCGATCCTGTTTGCCACCGCGGCGGGCGTGAAGCGGGTCGATCCGATCTGGCTCGCCATGGCGCGCAACCTCGGCGCCGGCCGGTTCGCAGCTCTGCGCGCCGTCGTCGTCCCGGCGGTGCTGCAGGACATCCTGACCGGCCTGCGGCTCGCGCTGGGTGTTGCCTGGATCGTGCTGGTGCCGGCCGAGTATCTCGGGGTCACGAGCGGGCTCGGCTACGCCATCAACGACGCCCGCGACACCCTCTCCTACGACCGGCTCGCCGCCCTCGTCCTGCTGATCGGAGGGATCGGCTACGCCCTCGACACCGGTCTCGGGCGGCTGGCCGCCCGCGCCCGCTGGATTCCCGCAACCTGA